TCCTGAAAATGATGTAATTTTCTGAGAAAATCTGAGAGCAAAAAACTTGTCGTTCGATCGAGAAATTTATCGACCAAAATAGTGATTTTCTATTAGTTAATTAGGATTCTAGTTAATTATTAAGGATTAGTTAATTAGGATCTCTgtctaaaattattatattttcttaatgAAGAGGATATATCTTCAAGAAAAAGTTATCctgataattattaaaaaatgatgCTCATAGAGAAGCTGACACATTTTATTATAATTGCAAGatattctataaaatttattttgtaatgttttttttattgaaatattacaatataaatttcattataaTGTAAGTTATTAAAtgtagaaataaattaaataatcatgATTAGAGTGCATTTTCatgcaaatttatatattgACATATAAAATTACGAAAGTAGAATCttgatagaaaattgttttatctaccaattattataaaagacattgtactttgaatattttatttattttttcatccCATTAAGAGTATCGAAGGAGAATATATGCATAGTTCTATCGTTGACCGTTAGAGACCCTTATTCTTGGTGTGCACTTTTGGCTGACTTTTTTAACGTTGTATCTGTGATCTTCCTACTCATCTACTGATTTAAGATTTTACCGGGGATGGTGAGAGTAATTAAACATTAATCTGTTAAAACGGATTCCAATAATTCTTTTTCACACGCAAATCTTTAGTTAATATTCAAACCTCGTATTTTTATGTTAATCAATTGATAAAACTAATTCCAAAAAAATTGTTCGGGGGCGAAAATATATCGCAATCgaaaaaataaagtaataaagCACAGTATGGAAAGGAATACGGGACAAAGATACGAGGATGAAATAACTGAGCAACCAGTAGATTATAGCAAAAAGTACAGTGAAAGGAAAACGGAGAATTCCTCTCGAAGTGATCGATCTTGTAAGAAAGAATTCGGGGAACGTGACTCCAAAGTCGATTTATTTGGAGATTATGCTGAAACCGATCTTGATCAGCCAACAGATTATAGTTTACGATACGCAGAGGATGACACTGATGACGATGAGAAACAGAGTCCTGAATATTTTCCTGGAAGCGTTCAGGAGGATACTGTAAAGACTTATTGTACAGAAGGAACTCCATATGAAACACCTTTCAATTTTTCTACTGCGACTTCTATGTCCGATTTACGTTTGGAGAATGCAAAAGAATCTGTTGATTCCCAGAAGAAACACAGCAAAAAGAATGTTGAACTTAGTCGCAAGGAAGATTTGAATTATGAGCATCCAATGACAATTAATTGCAATGAAGACCGTTCACTTCTTGTTGAGAAAGAATTAGAATCTTCTAAAACTTCCGAGACATGTAAACCTAACTGTCTTTCTAatgaaaagttaattaattattatcaagCAGGAACATCTGATGGTTTTTCTCGTGCTAATTCTCTCAGCTCTCTTGGTAGTGCGATAACACAAAGGAATAATGTTAATGGAATTATTTCCAAAGAACCTTCCACAGATTCTTCTGACAAAGCTGATAATGTGTCAGAGAGAGCAGACCGTACTGCAGCTAGCACTAACATCAACATATTACGTATTCCTGATGAAACTGATAGTTCTACAGAAGGAAAAAATAGTTCCAGAGTTGTAGACAAAGAAGGTTTGCTATGTTTAATGTTTTAATGTACTGTATAAGCTTTTATCAAGTGTTATGGAAAATTGTGGCTTTATTTGTTACATTGATTGTTATAGGCAAAATGGTTACATTCAGTAGACAAGACTACTATGCAGAACAAACTCCTTTAATGTTTTCATGTTGTAGTTCTCTAGGTTCATTGAGTGGATTTGAACAGCATTCTATACATGATGATCGTAGCTCCATTATCAGTGATTTCAGGTAATTTTTAGAAATCTCATAAAGAGCACAGGGAGAAACATGATAAgtcataatttttatttcttagatTGGAATAATTTTAAAATCCAAGTGAAAAGAATCCTGGCCAAACAATCACATATTACCAAAACTGCCTTTTCATTAATTATGGGTTTCGATATGTCCAATTCTTTTGAAGAATAATGATTTTAAAAACATTATAAAATAAACTTCATAGATTTGTCATTTACTGCTACAGTACATATATCTTTAGACCAAGCAGGTTGTTCTtgtttttaattatgttatattatatagtacgtcagttttaattattaaataacatcAAAATCAGAAAGTCAACAAAATTGTACGTTCATATCATATTTTTCCCCCTGTAATTCTCAAATCACAGCAAAATAATAATGGTTGtaacaaaatttataatttacactAAAATTGATGTTTAATAGTCGCAGGACCAGTGGTGTTGTGTCTCCAAGTGAATTACCAGATTCACCAACACAAACTATCCCTCCAAGTCCTCGTAATCATAAAAATCAGTGTACAGATTTTATAAGCAAAATACCAGAAGAAGCAGTAAGACAACCTGTTCGACATTTATGTATGCAATGCTATTGATCGTTAGTGAAAGATTAAGCacaagaatttttatttatacaatagtAAGAATGTCCTTAATACCTTACTAGTCTTTTTAACAGATATTATTTTTCAGCATATTCAAAGTGTCATGCTCTGAGAACCAGTGTCTTCGAGGATGACATTGCCACATTTAAGGAGGAATCAACACCCATTGAATTTTCCACAGCTACTAGTCTCAGTTCTTTAACCATCGACGATGAAATGAAAATTCCCAATATATCTAAACCTCAAAATGAACTGAAAGAACCATCTAATGAGCTGGATAAAGATATTAAAGaaaattctttggaagaaaaagTTAGTAACGTAGAAGCTGAGAAGGATCAGGAACAAGTGAGTGATGGTGATGAAGATAATGAAGACATGTTGGCTGCATGTATCAGCATGGGAATACAAAATAATAGGTATTTTAATAGTTTGCAATATACTAGTCACTAATCATTCATAtttattcattcgtgtatatacATGTTGCACGTATATGTTTATAGATGACACACAGAACTGAATTATTTTCAgttatgatataatattttttcaataaatatgcGATATCATTATCAACTAATATCACTTGATTACAGATATAGACAATCTTTCAAAACGTCTACTGTCCAGAAACCCATACAAGCAGAGTCATCAAACATGTTGGTACGTTGCCAGAGAACACCAGTTTTAAACAGACTGGAACCTTCAGTTCCTGTTGCTGTCACTTCCGCGGATGCTACAGTGACAGCTTCAAAACCTAGCAAGTCCGCAATAGAAGTTGTTGCTGCTCCAGATACCGTACATGTGTATTGTACAGAAGATACACCTGCTGATATTTCACCAGTGGGCTCACAATCGAATCTTTCTGCCTTGTCTATGCCGAGCGTACAGGAAGATGTAGAAAGGATCGAAGAAGCTAAATCTTCGGGCGAAGTCGAGTGCCATAGAAACGATCTGTCGGATGAAAGTTCTAATCTCTCTGGTGAAGATGAGAAAATTCTTGATGAGTGCATTCAGTCAGGAATATCGAAAGTACGTGTAACTGTAGAGAAGTTTTTTAAGTAATCTTCGATATTAACACTTAAACACCCAGTTACACAGTTACATGTGTAAGTACATTTTGCAAAGTTCCCTTGCATATGGGCTCTTGTTATGAAGATTATCATAACAAAAAGAACTATTAATTTAATTGACTAATTCTTTCCATTTCTTAATCCATATaacatgaaataaaatatatttatactataTTATTACTACAATAAACAATATTGTGTATACTTTTTAAATTGATTTCTTTTCAGCAAATCAAAAAATAATTAGGCGTATATATATCCCCAATTGTCGGGTGCTTAAATGTTAACTATCTTATgtttgttttaggttagacaAATAACTCCGCCACCAACGAGTTGCATTCCCTTTGTACAGAAAACAGAAGTGCTAACACAGAGATTCAATATATGTGGAACACCATCATCGTCCCCTGTAGAAAGTGCCAACAAGAACCCTGCTCTTCGAAAATCCATGTGTCATACAACATTGGATCACGAAAATGATCCTTTTGGCGACAGCCCTAATCATTCGGACGATGAAGCCATTCTCAGTGAATGTATAAGAGCGGCCATGCCTAAGGTTTCTTCCTTTATTCCGTTTTTGACTAATCCtgattatatcaatattttttatgaaCCATTGTGTATTAATTCTAggttaaattgaatatttcaacACTTATAGGACAAGCATTGCCGCAAACCGCGGAGAAATCGAAGGTGACGGCTTCAAGAAAACCATCGTCATCGTCTACGTCGTACCGTCAGCCAGGGTATATTGAGGATAATAAACATCAGTCGAAGAAGTCTGCACCATTCGAGGATAATTTAGGCCTctcagaggaagaggaagacatCATGCTGGCGCAATGTATTAAATCTGGTATGCCAAAGGTAAAAATATAcagttttattttcttattctaCATATCAAATTTTAGATGGATTAGACTTTATGGGTCTTTTATCATTCGTAGGCGTTGAATGTTTCATCAAATTCGTCCTTAGTGTCCGTAAAGAAGCAACCAGAATACTCAAAAACGAGAAATATTTCCAGTACTTCATATTATTATGTGAATAAACCCTATCTGTTCGGAAACACGGTGGTGCAGACCCAACCATCACATAAACCCATAGAGAATGATCTTTCTCTGCACAGAGGAACTTCTTGCACCTTCCATTCTACGAAGGTTCAGGAAAATAGGAGACATATTGTTAAAAATGGTGGAATTAATACATATGAAAGAACAAACCGTATGCCATTGTGCGCCAGGAAGTTTTCTCAGTCAGAGCACGAAAATAACAACACGAACGAAAACATTCTAAGCACTTCACGTTCCGAAATTCCTAATTGTAGGTCCCCAATTTTAAATGGTGAAAATGATGACGATGAATTACGTAAGACTACAACGAAGTCGAATGTAGTACCTTCAAGGCATAGTTCTGTGAGTTCTCTTAGTGGAGAAAGTTCTCTTGGATCCATTGAGGACTGGGCTTTCCTGGAATTGTGCATTAGTTCTGGGATGCCGAAGAACAAGTATCGTCTGAAGGGAATGAAAAACACAGAGGGGAATGTCAACGAAGACAGTTGTTCGATATGTAGTTATAATTCGTACGTTTGTAAAACCTAAATGAAAAACAAAAACTAAAAGTCTCACCCATAGAAAGATTGAATACTTTTTCATGATAATCCATAAAAGGATGACGATCAAGGGTGCATATTTGGTGGGATAATCAAGTGAGATTATTATAGTTCTGTGATTGACAGAAATTTGCAATAACTCTGTCCAACTCCTAGCATACGGAATACTTCAAAACTACATGTTAATTAAGTAAAGTGTAATAGGATTATGATAAAAACTTGATTAAGAAAATTTTTCGTTCAAGGAATACGTTTCATTTCGCTTTATTTGTTTGTAATAAGAagattgcggatgtttatgtaaattcacatttttatgaatacaattaAAGAAGTGAAATCTAAATCTTTTATAGGTAGATATTTGTTTATAGACAGATGTCTTTTTTAtaagtaaatatttattttatcttaaatatttaatatacatttgCATACTTTGTGTATTGCATGCACATTgcactttcaaattttctataatagCATAAATTTCCGCAGTCTAATGATGAGATTAGGAAGATGTAAGTTTTAAGCGACTACTGATTAACTACATATATCAGATTTTTTTATGGGGATTTGGTATATATTAAGTTGCTTATGGATTGGATTAGAATTTGTAAAAAAGTGAAGTGGGAAAtatgttaattaaataaaacatatatatttttttcattactATTTACTATCACTTACTTCGCTAAATCATAGTTTTGAAACTCTATATTGTGCATTGAAGAAGCATATATGATTATCCTATATAATTTcttgtttattttttatatgaGGTCAGAagatatttcttgtttcttCTCATTCTCGTTTATTATTATTCTCAAGGAacgaatgtttacaggttatcgATGACTTTTCAGGGGAAAAATTATAGAATAAGGAATAAAATGAGATTCGTGGTTCATGTGTAATGTATATACTTGCCGAAAAACTATTGTGAGGTTTCTTTTTTAGCTTGGTGTaatctattatatattttttacaatttattttttctaACGAATTCAGTGCTGCAGTATGTGATATTTTGTTTTCATGAAGTAAGAAACAAAATCTAGCtagaaataaagaaattttatgGTTTGGTCCAGCTTAGGTGCTTTCTTTATTGTAGGTATGAAGTTAATgactaaaaaatatatttataatagattaataatttcaattgttatattattatatcttaataAAATTTGCAACTTTATTGTTAAAGCATTTATTTTATACGATTCTCttttaatacaaaatttttttttcataactTCTCCATTTCCTCACTTTgccataatatttaatagaaaatttaccGTAAACTTACTAATCTATGgtatgaaagacgtcgagtacTGTAATTTCTCGaggaatataaatttatagttaGCAATTTTCGTATCGAAGCATTAATTTCCGGACTGGAAAAGTAACATACATCAGAAGAAGCACCGtttgagaagaaaagaaaattgcaGCCATAGTGTTTCTTGCAGTCTTATAATAATGTAAAGTAAAGTATTCTTGCATGACATTAACATAAGCTTCCATctaaataaaacaaatgaaattttacaagtaaCATTCATAAATTGTCAATAATCTGATTGTTTTATTTgataaaagattatgaaattatacaaaaatgtaATCTATACCCTGCAATTTGTACTTTGTTAgtttactaatattattagttGGTACCTTATTATACAAGGAGgtttagatattttttaaatattacctCACAGTTAGCATATTCTAGATgtcatataatttaatttttcttgcTTTTTAATTCCTTTTATCTCAATAGAATACAGTACTCATAATGTCTCATTAAATCACGTAATAAAATAATCTgactaaaagaaaaaaattatatttagaaatattaatatttatgctgTATACATATTTACGCTATActtctttaaattttgttcTTATTAATGTAGTAAGTATCTTATTGCCAActtaaataatttcattctttTAGATCTCGTGattgaatatattataataatctttttgtttttattgTAAGCATGTTATAAACACTGTAAAAAGTTTTGTgtttttatgtattatttatattcaatTATCAGAATGTCACTGATCAGTTGAAAGAGCAATTCAGGGTCTGAGTCATGCAACTCTATAAGAGTTTATTGATAATTACAGACCAAGGTTGCTGGAGCATAAAAGGTGCCGCCTTTTAACCGTTGCCTTGTTGCCCTTCGATGAATCGCAATGACCACCTGGCCGGTGTCCTAGCCTATTTCCTGCATGTATAAATCTTCATATAGCTACGATCGAACGTTTACATTGTATCGCGACCGATTTGGAGAACATTATCTCCAGTGGTGTGCTCGTGTTTCGAGGTAAAGTTCATTTTGTTCAGTGAATGAAGAACATTGGATTGCAAGGGTAGCTGGAACTTTAATGATCGTTATTTACTTGTAAAAAGTTGCGAATATTAAGGAAGGAAgaaattttggaatttttactttttcacaCCTTGAAGAATGATTTTTTTAGAATATAGTAGTGTTGGTATAGTATATTGCAAGGTTTGGTTTTAATTATTGAACAAGTCTTATATAGCAAATTAATTCAAATAgaatatacataaatttaagaaaatttactaaatattttttcatatatgcaaaatattattttgtaaattttactttttatcaaATGATTTTAATAGCATTAAATAAATGCtatgtttaaaattaattagtcTAATTCAAGATCAACAAATAAACTCATAagcaattttaatattataatttaaagcATAATAGACTgtagatgtttatgcatttttgggacatttaatattaaaaaaatttatagaatgcatttaatatgcaaaaatatatgaaatattcaaaatagaCCATTTATCACGATATGTAGTAGATGAAACAAATATCTACttaaattccatttctttaattacgtgtatataaacataaaattgCATGAACATCTACAGCCtaataataaaaaaggaaaaaagtagaaaattcaaaacaggtataaattacctATTCAAAACATTTGTTTTTATCACGCCTATAACTTGCACGTGCGATAACACAAAGTATCGTATCCGGAGCGTACCCTCGAATCTTAAGTTTTATCGGTCTGCGAGTTGTTACGACCGGCTATTAAAGTTGGCGACTATTCCCCTGAATGCAGATGCACCCGCGTGCATTCTACGTGTTCATACTTGTCATCCTTGTGACCGATGGCGCTAGTTGCGACGACAATA
This genomic stretch from Bombus affinis isolate iyBomAffi1 chromosome 16, iyBomAffi1.2, whole genome shotgun sequence harbors:
- the LOC126925953 gene encoding adenomatous polyposis coli protein-like isoform X1, which encodes MERNTGQRYEDEITEQPVDYSKKYSERKTENSSRSDRSCKKEFGERDSKVDLFGDYAETDLDQPTDYSLRYAEDDTDDDEKQSPEYFPGSVQEDTVKTYCTEGTPYETPFNFSTATSMSDLRLENAKESVDSQKKHSKKNVELSRKEDLNYEHPMTINCNEDRSLLVEKELESSKTSETCKPNCLSNEKLINYYQAGTSDGFSRANSLSSLGSAITQRNNVNGIISKEPSTDSSDKADNVSERADRTAASTNINILRIPDETDSSTEGKNSSRVVDKEGKMVTFSRQDYYAEQTPLMFSCCSSLGSLSGFEQHSIHDDRSSIISDFSRRTSGVVSPSELPDSPTQTIPPSPRNHKNQCTDFISKIPEEAVRQPVRHLSYSKCHALRTSVFEDDIATFKEESTPIEFSTATSLSSLTIDDEMKIPNISKPQNELKEPSNELDKDIKENSLEEKVSNVEAEKDQEQVSDGDEDNEDMLAACISMGIQNNRYRQSFKTSTVQKPIQAESSNMLVRCQRTPVLNRLEPSVPVAVTSADATVTASKPSKSAIEVVAAPDTVHVYCTEDTPADISPVGSQSNLSALSMPSVQEDVERIEEAKSSGEVECHRNDLSDESSNLSGEDEKILDECIQSGISKVRQITPPPTSCIPFVQKTEVLTQRFNICGTPSSSPVESANKNPALRKSMCHTTLDHENDPFGDSPNHSDDEAILSECIRAAMPKVKLNISTLIGQALPQTAEKSKVTASRKPSSSSTSYRQPGYIEDNKHQSKKSAPFEDNLGLSEEEEDIMLAQCIKSGMPKALNVSSNSSLVSVKKQPEYSKTRNISSTSYYYVNKPYLFGNTVVQTQPSHKPIENDLSLHRGTSCTFHSTKVQENRRHIVKNGGINTYERTNRMPLCARKFSQSEHENNNTNENILSTSRSEIPNCRSPILNGENDDDELRKTTTKSNVVPSRHSSVSSLSGESSLGSIEDWAFLELCISSGMPKNKYRLKGMKNTEGNVNEDSCSICSYNSYVCKT
- the LOC126925953 gene encoding adenomatous polyposis coli protein-like isoform X2, yielding MERNTGQRYEDEITEQPVDYSKKYSERKTENSSRSDRSCKKEFGERDSKVDLFGDYAETDLDQPTDYSLRYAEDDTDDDEKQSPEYFPGSVQEDTVKTYCTEGTPYETPFNFSTATSMSDLRLENAKESVDSQKKHSKKNVELSRKEDLNYEHPMTINCNEDRSLLVEKELESSKTSETCKPNCLSNEKLINYYQAGTSDGFSRANSLSSLGSAITQRNNVNGIISKEPSTDSSDKADNVSERADRTAASTNINILRIPDETDSSTEGKNSSRVVDKEGKMVTFSRQDYYAEQTPLMFSCCSSLGSLSGFEQHSIHDDRSSIISDFSRRTSGVVSPSELPDSPTQTIPPSPRNHKNQCTDFISKIPEEAVRQPVRHLSYSKCHALRTSVFEDDIATFKEESTPIEFSTATSLSSLTIDDEMKIPNISKPQNELKEPSNELDKDIKENSLEEKVSNVEAEKDQEQVSDGDEDNEDMLAACISMGIQNNRYRQSFKTSTVQKPIQAESSNMLVRCQRTPVLNRLEPSVPVAVTSADATVTASKPSKSAIEVVAAPDTVHVYCTEDTPADISPVGSQSNLSALSMPSVQEDVERIEEAKSSGEVECHRNDLSDESSNLSGEDEKILDECIQSGISKVRQITPPPTSCIPFVQKTEVLTQRFNICGTPSSSPVESANKNPALRKSMCHTTLDHENDPFGDSPNHSDDEAILSECIRAAMPKDKHCRKPRRNRR